In Puntigrus tetrazona isolate hp1 chromosome 18, ASM1883169v1, whole genome shotgun sequence, one genomic interval encodes:
- the LOC122362546 gene encoding NACHT and WD repeat domain-containing protein 2 isoform X2, protein MACVKVYLCSNPEENGCEKWYGGEGLPNNLDQESVVERRLLRQRVVPRLREYCRCTHGVEFRVIDPYEAVEPRNWPSQKERLEILEDCRKNSLGPFFVGLVGEQYGDPCLPEQIEASEFQHVFKVCQLMGLKTDILEKCYQRDENALPPSFCMLNPAGRFKHPGVQPNENNNWFEVLPEVRKILHDVVTQCLQVGIMTHEKAQKYFRSALENDIRYAYEDSSSEDVARCLCYVHKINNPKKKIGLSPEKQAQLHQLTQLREHFLPSMVAFHKALMYSTTTKCNRLQGYTPEMRLDFAVGLIEQLHTDLKRLIDSAVSNGRAVTVDEFGQKDLCRIFSSLYRIEREEVEQVKSYLKRKNTKFPFILNGRPCSGKTVLLAYCASQASMWLKNLDPEIVVYFIDVNNSLRQLLKDICKSVDSSSTCVNNIFQLKENFKRLLTTRSSSKSPLVLIIDGLDQLPKTDGQLDLTLLPETLAPNVKLLISINVNRPELLATLKKYYTDSTVFCELQEVESKSCSHLLTTLLQESNRKITSGQQMYVNQAFKKCSVPLYAELLHRQAVHWKSEFEITEDSLVQEVHNNIVLMFDHLEKKHGKAVVSKALSYLTLARYGMTAAELTDVLSCDDEVLTFFLPPGVSVPLTVKVPEIFVESLLSDLKGFLVLRNILGTQTLFWVSRHFPLVVCKRYLSSEETSQKIHHVLLDYFSGSWANGTAKPLIINEDDSDGPQNINIDIDRQVPSQPWIFSPPFCISTAKSPSARTHPNLRKLHILPFLLLKSGRIEELGNLMFSQEYLQAMLQAKLADKLFLWLEKTSQLVFPKKLQLLHIILRSSACLLRNSPADLPIVLQAKLIPFLNVFPALEECANLPRFDGIILKSGVYTVLPPVPAVPCTHCTPQESTAARIMQSAGSICGTVVVVLENGAAWACNGGIFEGLRLNQLSNLHFTSVSSYGNIFLLSTHCGKLVLWDAHSAQPQEIQTQQRDKTILEGVLVSNDKLFVWWRGQNIVNVFVDREEQTELHCTYEITCVTCSEEGDIIYCGQKEGSVTIFEWSNGQLLATFTCPKDMPLIDMILSEGNGMITCVDQAGNVFAWNLDIITDPILVCENYCTTQEKVLNTDYKRNEVLLLCKKQQMQLIDIDQIDVIDQFDPPRGKTFKQAIMDENSRFILALLCNCPFLLVWNCASGQCVLSLDTANCQAIKLLKCGTSYLAATTSISVLIWDMDLITASALAPKSGKRVDMVAVGLQGESCYSSDGSKLIWKWGVSSGRVEGRFFHQGTVESMSVSGDGNYLVSIAAGDIYVWETRSGENIYRISNSQAYKVLITPKGNSGVALSETGPSRVWKLQNGHRICSIHLHLRNATISPESTFLLGLHSGDLLAVSLWSGNVSKCFSCSDLSDVVAFHSLLDHPDYVIVSSASGNVYSWRLTEDTICHQFQLPDSSLCQPEIFRLSTNGEYAILSISESTINILDFSNSKLCSLRTEGPVLKQYASVGVFGQYVVYICFSSLVCQNISCDFHEKPMLVAIRLTDGETIGRFYFCKNPSTLMVSEDSLVYVGFQDGSVGVYGVNDTKTGKSSRIEDVQSPTLLCPLDEQLIWSPRKKPNLTWVELPLQMY, encoded by the exons ATGGCTTGTGTTAAAGTTTATTTGTGCTCCAACCCAGAAG AAAATGGTTGTGAAAAGTGGTATGGAGGGGAGGGGTTGCCAAATAATTTGGATCAAG AATCTGTGGTTGAGAGGCGGTTATTAAGACAGAGAGTTGTCCCCAGACTGAGGGAATACTGCAGATGCACACATGGAGTTGAGTTCAGA GTTATTGACCCGTACGAAGCAGTAGAACCCAGAAACTGGCCTTCACAGAAGGAACGGCTGGAAATTCTGGAGGACTGCAGGAAGAACTCTCTGGGGCCTTTCTTTGTG GGTTTGGTGGGTGAACAGTATGGAGATCCATGTTTACCTGAGCAGATCGAAGCCTCTGAGTTCCAGCATGTTTTCAAAGTATGCCAGCTAATGGGCCTTAAGACCGACATTTTGGAGAAATGCTACCAGAGAGACGAAAATGCTCTTCCTCCCTCTTTCTGTATGCTTAATCCAGCAGGACGTTTTAAACACCCTGGTGTCCAG ccaaatgaaaataacaactGGTTTGAGGTGCTTCCAGAGGTGAGGAAAATCCTTCATGATGTTGTGACCCAGTGTCTCCAGGTGGGGATTATGACACATGAAAAAGCTCAGAAATATTTCCGATCAG CTCTTGAAAATGACATCCGTTATGCATATGAAGACAGTTCCAGTGAAGATGTTGCGAGATGTCTTTGCTAcgttcataaaataaataacccaaagaaaaaaattggaTTATCTCCAGAAAAGCAAGCTCAGTTGCACCAGCTGACCCAGCTCCGAGAACACTTTCTGCCAAGCATGGTCGCTTTCCACAAAGCCCTGATGTACAGCACCACCACGAAGTGCAATCGTTTGCAAGGCTACACACCTGAGATGAGGCTTGACTTTGCTGTCGGTCTGATTGAGCAGCTACATACAGATCTCAAAAGACTCATTGACAGTGCCGTTTCAAATGGGAGGGCTGTTACAGTCGATGAATTTGGCCAGAAAGATCTGTGCCGcatcttttcatctctttacAGAATTGAACGGGAAGAAGTCGAACAAGTCAAATCATAcctaaagagaaaaaatacaaaatttccATTCATACTCAATGGTAGACCATGCTCAGGCAAAACTGTGCTTTTGGCTTACTGTGCAAGTCAG GCATCCATGTGGTTGAAGAACCTGGATCCTGAGATCGTTGTGTACTTCATAGATGTCAACAATTCACTGAGACAGCTTCTCAAAGACATATGTAAAAGTGTTGATTCAAGTAGTACCTGTGTCAACAACATCTTTCAACTAAAAGAAAATTTCAAAAGACTCCTGACCACAAGATCATCATCCAAGAGTCCTTTGGTGCTCATCATAGATGGTCTTGACCAACTGCCAAAGACTGATGGACAACTTGACTTGACATTACTTCCTGAAACGTTAGCTCCAAATGTAAAGCTTCTCAtttctataaatgtaaatagGCCTGAGCTTCTTGCTACTCTGAAGAAGTATTATACAGATTCAACTGTGTTCTGTGAGCTACAAGAAGTAGAAAGCAAAAGCTGCAGCCATCTTCTGACAACACTTCTTCAGGAGTCCAACAGAAAGATCACCTCAGGCCAACAGATGTATGTGAATCAGGCTTTTAAGAAATGCTCTGTCCCACTATATGCGGAACTCCTTCACAGACAGGCAGTCCACTGGAAGTCAGAGTTTGAGATTACAGAGGACTCTCTGGTCCAAGAGGTCCATAATAACATTGTTCTGATGTTTGATCATCTGGAGAAGAAGCATGGGAAAGCTGTAGTCTCGAAAGCTTTAAGCTATCTTACCTTGGCCAGGTATGGCATGACCGCAGCTGAGCTCACTGATGTTCTTTCTTGTGATGATGAAGTTCTCACATTTTTCCTTCCACCAGGTGTTAGTGTACCACTTACAGTGAAGGTTCCTGAAATTTTTGTGGAAAGCCTCCTTTCAGACCTGAAGGGATTTCTAGTGCTGAGGAACATTTTAGGTACCCAAACTCTTTTCTGGGTCAGCAGACACTTCCCCTTGGTTGTATGTAAAAGGTACCTGAGCTCAGAAGAAACAAGTCAGAAGATCCATCATGTGCTGTTAGACTATTTCAGTGGCTCTTGGGCAAATGGCACAGCAAAACCTTTGATCATCAATGAAGATGATTCAGATGGCCCACAGAATATTAACATTGACATTGACAGACAAGTACCAAGTCAACCTTGGATCTTTTCTCCTCCTTTCTGTATCTCTACTGCCAAGAGTCCGTCAGCAAGAACACATCCCAATTTAAGAAAACTCCACATACTTCCTTTCCTTTTGTTGAAAAGTGGGAGAATTGAGGAGCTTGGTAACCTAATGTTTTCTCAGGAATACCTACAGGCAATGCTGCAAGCAAAACTGGCTGACAAACTGTTCCTATGGCTTGAGAAGACATCTCAGTTGGTGTTTCCCAAGAAACTTCAGCTCCTCCACATCATCTTGAGATCTTCAGCTTgtctgctgagaaacagcccTGCCGATCTGCCAATAGTACTGCAAGCCAAACTTATTccttttctgaatgtttttccTGCATTAGAAGAATGTGCTAATCTGCCAAGGTTTGATGGTATTATCCTGAAAAGTGGTGTGTATACTGTGTTACCTCCAGTTCCTGCAGTACCTTGCACCCACTGTACACCGCAAGAGTCGACCGCTGCCCGAATCATGCAGTCAGCTGGATCCATCTGTGGCACTGTAGTGGTTGTGCTAGAGAATGGTGCTGCTTGGGCTTGTAATGGAGGTATATTTGAAGGCTTGAGACTAAACCAATTATCTAATCTGCATTTCACAAGTGTCAGTAGCTATGGAAACATATTTCTTCTTAGTACCCATTGTGGTAAACTTGTCTTGTGGGATGCGCACAGCGCACAGCCTCAAGAAATTCAAACCCAACAAAGGGACAAGACCATTCTTGAGGGTGTCTTAGTGTCTAATGACAAACTCTTTGTATGGTGGAGAGGACAAAacattgttaatgtatttgttgaTAGAGAGGAACAGACCGAACTGCACTGCACTTATGAGATTACCTGTGTGACATGTTCTGAGGAAGGAGATATAATTTACTGTGGACAAAAAGAAGGTTCTGTGACAATATTTGAATGGTCCAATGGTCAACTTCTAGCCACTTTTACTTGTCCAAAAGATATGCCATTAATTGATATGATTCTCTCTGAGGGTAATGGGATGATTACTTGTGTAGATCAAGCAGGAAATGTTTTTGCTTGGAATCTTGACATCATAACAGATCCAATTCTGGTTTGTGAGAATTACTGCACAACCCAGGAAAAGGTGTTAAATACAGACTACAAAAGGAATGAGGTTCTCCTACTATGCAAAAAGCAACAAATGCAACTCATTGACATTGATCAAATCGATGTAATTGACCAATTTGACCCCCCAAGGGGCAAAACATTTAAGCAAGCCATAATGGATGAAAACTCACGCTTCATCCTTGCTTTACTGTGCAATTGCCCATTTCTGCTGGTCTGGAATTGTGCCTCTGGACAATGTGTGTTGAGCCTGGACACTGCAAATTGTCAAGCAATTAAACTTCTGAAGTGTGGGACCTCTTACCTGGCAGCAACAACAAGCATAAGTGTTCTTATTTGGGACATGGATCTCATTACGGCTTCAGCATTGGCACCAAAATCTGGAAAGAGGGTGGATATGGTGGCTGTGGGATTGCAAGGAGAAAGTTGTTACTCTTCAGATGGCTCCAAACTTATCTGGAAGTGGGGGGTGTCAAGTGGTAGAGTAGAAGGCCGCTTCTTTCACCAAGGTACTGTGGAGTCTATGTCTGTTTCTGGAGATGGCAACTACCTTGTGAGTATTGCAGCTGGAGACATATATGTCTGGGAAACCAGGAGTGgggaaaatatttacagaatatcTAATAGTCAAGCTTACAAGGTTCTAATAACACCCAAGGGCAACTCCGGAGTTGCACTATCAGAGACGGGTCCATCAAGGGTGTGGAAATTGCAAAATGGACATAGGATTTGCAGCATTCATCTTCATCTCAGAAATGCCACCATTTCTCCAGAGAGCACCTTTCTTTTAGGACTTCACAGTGGGGATCTGTTGGCTGTCAGCCTCTGGTCTGGTAATGTAAGCAAATGCTTCTCATGCTCTGATCTGTCAGATGTTGTTGCTTTCCATTCTCTGCTTGACCATCCAGATTACGTGATTGTATCTTCAGCATCAGGGAATGTATACTCCTGGAGGTTAACAGAGGATACTATTTGTCATCAATTCCAACTGCCAGACTCTTCCTTGTGCCAACCAGAGATCTTTAGGCTATCCACAAATGGGGAGTATGCCATCCTTTCAATATCTGAATCCACTATAAACATCTTAGATTTCTCCAACAGTAAACTATGCTCTTTGAGAACCGAAGGGCCTGTTCTGAAACAGTATGCATCTGTAGGTGTTTTTGGACAATATGTGGTCTATATATGTTTCTCCTCTCTGGTGTGCCAAAATATATCCTGTGATTTCCATGAAAAGCCGATGTTGGTAGCCATACGTCTGACTGATGGGGAGACCATAGGCAGATTCTATTTCTGCAAAAACCCCTCTACTCTGATGGTTTCTGAGGATTCTCTTGTGTATGTGGGGTTTCAGGATGGCTCTGTTGGGGTTTATGGTGTGAATGACACCAAGACAGGTAAAAGCAGCCGGATAGAGGATGTTCAGAGCCCAACACTTTTGTGCCCACTGGATGAACAATTAATTTGGTCACCACGGAAAAAACCTAACCTTACTTGGGTTGAATTACCCctgcaaatgtattaa
- the LOC122362546 gene encoding NACHT and WD repeat domain-containing protein 2 isoform X4 yields MACVKVYLCSNPEESVVERRLLRQRVVPRLREYCRCTHGVEFRGLVGEQYGDPCLPEQIEASEFQHVFKVCQLMGLKTDILEKCYQRDENALPPSFCMLNPAGRFKHPGVQPNENNNWFEVLPEVRKILHDVVTQCLQVGIMTHEKAQKYFRSALENDIRYAYEDSSSEDVARCLCYVHKINNPKKKIGLSPEKQAQLHQLTQLREHFLPSMVAFHKALMYSTTTKCNRLQGYTPEMRLDFAVGLIEQLHTDLKRLIDSAVSNGRAVTVDEFGQKDLCRIFSSLYRIEREEVEQVKSYLKRKNTKFPFILNGRPCSGKTVLLAYCASQASMWLKNLDPEIVVYFIDVNNSLRQLLKDICKSVDSSSTCVNNIFQLKENFKRLLTTRSSSKSPLVLIIDGLDQLPKTDGQLDLTLLPETLAPNVKLLISINVNRPELLATLKKYYTDSTVFCELQEVESKSCSHLLTTLLQESNRKITSGQQMYVNQAFKKCSVPLYAELLHRQAVHWKSEFEITEDSLVQEVHNNIVLMFDHLEKKHGKAVVSKALSYLTLARYGMTAAELTDVLSCDDEVLTFFLPPGVSVPLTVKVPEIFVESLLSDLKGFLVLRNILGTQTLFWVSRHFPLVVCKRYLSSEETSQKIHHVLLDYFSGSWANGTAKPLIINEDDSDGPQNINIDIDRQVPSQPWIFSPPFCISTAKSPSARTHPNLRKLHILPFLLLKSGRIEELGNLMFSQEYLQAMLQAKLADKLFLWLEKTSQLVFPKKLQLLHIILRSSACLLRNSPADLPIVLQAKLIPFLNVFPALEECANLPRFDGIILKSGVYTVLPPVPAVPCTHCTPQESTAARIMQSAGSICGTVVVVLENGAAWACNGGIFEGLRLNQLSNLHFTSVSSYGNIFLLSTHCGKLVLWDAHSAQPQEIQTQQRDKTILEGVLVSNDKLFVWWRGQNIVNVFVDREEQTELHCTYEITCVTCSEEGDIIYCGQKEGSVTIFEWSNGQLLATFTCPKDMPLIDMILSEGNGMITCVDQAGNVFAWNLDIITDPILVCENYCTTQEKVLNTDYKRNEVLLLCKKQQMQLIDIDQIDVIDQFDPPRGKTFKQAIMDENSRFILALLCNCPFLLVWNCASGQCVLSLDTANCQAIKLLKCGTSYLAATTSISVLIWDMDLITASALAPKSGKRVDMVAVGLQGESCYSSDGSKLIWKWGVSSGRVEGRFFHQGTVESMSVSGDGNYLVSIAAGDIYVWETRSGENIYRISNSQAYKVLITPKGNSGVALSETGPSRVWKLQNGHRICSIHLHLRNATISPESTFLLGLHSGDLLAVSLWSGNVSKCFSCSDLSDVVAFHSLLDHPDYVIVSSASGNVYSWRLTEDTICHQFQLPDSSLCQPEIFRLSTNGEYAILSISESTINILDFSNSKLCSLRTEGPVLKQYASVGVFGQYVVYICFSSLVCQNISCDFHEKPMLVAIRLTDGETIGRFYFCKNPSTLMVSEDSLVYVGFQDGSVGVYGVNDTKTGKSSRIEDVQSPTLLCPLDEQLIWSPRKKPNLTWVELPLQMY; encoded by the exons ATGGCTTGTGTTAAAGTTTATTTGTGCTCCAACCCAGAAG AATCTGTGGTTGAGAGGCGGTTATTAAGACAGAGAGTTGTCCCCAGACTGAGGGAATACTGCAGATGCACACATGGAGTTGAGTTCAGA GGTTTGGTGGGTGAACAGTATGGAGATCCATGTTTACCTGAGCAGATCGAAGCCTCTGAGTTCCAGCATGTTTTCAAAGTATGCCAGCTAATGGGCCTTAAGACCGACATTTTGGAGAAATGCTACCAGAGAGACGAAAATGCTCTTCCTCCCTCTTTCTGTATGCTTAATCCAGCAGGACGTTTTAAACACCCTGGTGTCCAG ccaaatgaaaataacaactGGTTTGAGGTGCTTCCAGAGGTGAGGAAAATCCTTCATGATGTTGTGACCCAGTGTCTCCAGGTGGGGATTATGACACATGAAAAAGCTCAGAAATATTTCCGATCAG CTCTTGAAAATGACATCCGTTATGCATATGAAGACAGTTCCAGTGAAGATGTTGCGAGATGTCTTTGCTAcgttcataaaataaataacccaaagaaaaaaattggaTTATCTCCAGAAAAGCAAGCTCAGTTGCACCAGCTGACCCAGCTCCGAGAACACTTTCTGCCAAGCATGGTCGCTTTCCACAAAGCCCTGATGTACAGCACCACCACGAAGTGCAATCGTTTGCAAGGCTACACACCTGAGATGAGGCTTGACTTTGCTGTCGGTCTGATTGAGCAGCTACATACAGATCTCAAAAGACTCATTGACAGTGCCGTTTCAAATGGGAGGGCTGTTACAGTCGATGAATTTGGCCAGAAAGATCTGTGCCGcatcttttcatctctttacAGAATTGAACGGGAAGAAGTCGAACAAGTCAAATCATAcctaaagagaaaaaatacaaaatttccATTCATACTCAATGGTAGACCATGCTCAGGCAAAACTGTGCTTTTGGCTTACTGTGCAAGTCAG GCATCCATGTGGTTGAAGAACCTGGATCCTGAGATCGTTGTGTACTTCATAGATGTCAACAATTCACTGAGACAGCTTCTCAAAGACATATGTAAAAGTGTTGATTCAAGTAGTACCTGTGTCAACAACATCTTTCAACTAAAAGAAAATTTCAAAAGACTCCTGACCACAAGATCATCATCCAAGAGTCCTTTGGTGCTCATCATAGATGGTCTTGACCAACTGCCAAAGACTGATGGACAACTTGACTTGACATTACTTCCTGAAACGTTAGCTCCAAATGTAAAGCTTCTCAtttctataaatgtaaatagGCCTGAGCTTCTTGCTACTCTGAAGAAGTATTATACAGATTCAACTGTGTTCTGTGAGCTACAAGAAGTAGAAAGCAAAAGCTGCAGCCATCTTCTGACAACACTTCTTCAGGAGTCCAACAGAAAGATCACCTCAGGCCAACAGATGTATGTGAATCAGGCTTTTAAGAAATGCTCTGTCCCACTATATGCGGAACTCCTTCACAGACAGGCAGTCCACTGGAAGTCAGAGTTTGAGATTACAGAGGACTCTCTGGTCCAAGAGGTCCATAATAACATTGTTCTGATGTTTGATCATCTGGAGAAGAAGCATGGGAAAGCTGTAGTCTCGAAAGCTTTAAGCTATCTTACCTTGGCCAGGTATGGCATGACCGCAGCTGAGCTCACTGATGTTCTTTCTTGTGATGATGAAGTTCTCACATTTTTCCTTCCACCAGGTGTTAGTGTACCACTTACAGTGAAGGTTCCTGAAATTTTTGTGGAAAGCCTCCTTTCAGACCTGAAGGGATTTCTAGTGCTGAGGAACATTTTAGGTACCCAAACTCTTTTCTGGGTCAGCAGACACTTCCCCTTGGTTGTATGTAAAAGGTACCTGAGCTCAGAAGAAACAAGTCAGAAGATCCATCATGTGCTGTTAGACTATTTCAGTGGCTCTTGGGCAAATGGCACAGCAAAACCTTTGATCATCAATGAAGATGATTCAGATGGCCCACAGAATATTAACATTGACATTGACAGACAAGTACCAAGTCAACCTTGGATCTTTTCTCCTCCTTTCTGTATCTCTACTGCCAAGAGTCCGTCAGCAAGAACACATCCCAATTTAAGAAAACTCCACATACTTCCTTTCCTTTTGTTGAAAAGTGGGAGAATTGAGGAGCTTGGTAACCTAATGTTTTCTCAGGAATACCTACAGGCAATGCTGCAAGCAAAACTGGCTGACAAACTGTTCCTATGGCTTGAGAAGACATCTCAGTTGGTGTTTCCCAAGAAACTTCAGCTCCTCCACATCATCTTGAGATCTTCAGCTTgtctgctgagaaacagcccTGCCGATCTGCCAATAGTACTGCAAGCCAAACTTATTccttttctgaatgtttttccTGCATTAGAAGAATGTGCTAATCTGCCAAGGTTTGATGGTATTATCCTGAAAAGTGGTGTGTATACTGTGTTACCTCCAGTTCCTGCAGTACCTTGCACCCACTGTACACCGCAAGAGTCGACCGCTGCCCGAATCATGCAGTCAGCTGGATCCATCTGTGGCACTGTAGTGGTTGTGCTAGAGAATGGTGCTGCTTGGGCTTGTAATGGAGGTATATTTGAAGGCTTGAGACTAAACCAATTATCTAATCTGCATTTCACAAGTGTCAGTAGCTATGGAAACATATTTCTTCTTAGTACCCATTGTGGTAAACTTGTCTTGTGGGATGCGCACAGCGCACAGCCTCAAGAAATTCAAACCCAACAAAGGGACAAGACCATTCTTGAGGGTGTCTTAGTGTCTAATGACAAACTCTTTGTATGGTGGAGAGGACAAAacattgttaatgtatttgttgaTAGAGAGGAACAGACCGAACTGCACTGCACTTATGAGATTACCTGTGTGACATGTTCTGAGGAAGGAGATATAATTTACTGTGGACAAAAAGAAGGTTCTGTGACAATATTTGAATGGTCCAATGGTCAACTTCTAGCCACTTTTACTTGTCCAAAAGATATGCCATTAATTGATATGATTCTCTCTGAGGGTAATGGGATGATTACTTGTGTAGATCAAGCAGGAAATGTTTTTGCTTGGAATCTTGACATCATAACAGATCCAATTCTGGTTTGTGAGAATTACTGCACAACCCAGGAAAAGGTGTTAAATACAGACTACAAAAGGAATGAGGTTCTCCTACTATGCAAAAAGCAACAAATGCAACTCATTGACATTGATCAAATCGATGTAATTGACCAATTTGACCCCCCAAGGGGCAAAACATTTAAGCAAGCCATAATGGATGAAAACTCACGCTTCATCCTTGCTTTACTGTGCAATTGCCCATTTCTGCTGGTCTGGAATTGTGCCTCTGGACAATGTGTGTTGAGCCTGGACACTGCAAATTGTCAAGCAATTAAACTTCTGAAGTGTGGGACCTCTTACCTGGCAGCAACAACAAGCATAAGTGTTCTTATTTGGGACATGGATCTCATTACGGCTTCAGCATTGGCACCAAAATCTGGAAAGAGGGTGGATATGGTGGCTGTGGGATTGCAAGGAGAAAGTTGTTACTCTTCAGATGGCTCCAAACTTATCTGGAAGTGGGGGGTGTCAAGTGGTAGAGTAGAAGGCCGCTTCTTTCACCAAGGTACTGTGGAGTCTATGTCTGTTTCTGGAGATGGCAACTACCTTGTGAGTATTGCAGCTGGAGACATATATGTCTGGGAAACCAGGAGTGgggaaaatatttacagaatatcTAATAGTCAAGCTTACAAGGTTCTAATAACACCCAAGGGCAACTCCGGAGTTGCACTATCAGAGACGGGTCCATCAAGGGTGTGGAAATTGCAAAATGGACATAGGATTTGCAGCATTCATCTTCATCTCAGAAATGCCACCATTTCTCCAGAGAGCACCTTTCTTTTAGGACTTCACAGTGGGGATCTGTTGGCTGTCAGCCTCTGGTCTGGTAATGTAAGCAAATGCTTCTCATGCTCTGATCTGTCAGATGTTGTTGCTTTCCATTCTCTGCTTGACCATCCAGATTACGTGATTGTATCTTCAGCATCAGGGAATGTATACTCCTGGAGGTTAACAGAGGATACTATTTGTCATCAATTCCAACTGCCAGACTCTTCCTTGTGCCAACCAGAGATCTTTAGGCTATCCACAAATGGGGAGTATGCCATCCTTTCAATATCTGAATCCACTATAAACATCTTAGATTTCTCCAACAGTAAACTATGCTCTTTGAGAACCGAAGGGCCTGTTCTGAAACAGTATGCATCTGTAGGTGTTTTTGGACAATATGTGGTCTATATATGTTTCTCCTCTCTGGTGTGCCAAAATATATCCTGTGATTTCCATGAAAAGCCGATGTTGGTAGCCATACGTCTGACTGATGGGGAGACCATAGGCAGATTCTATTTCTGCAAAAACCCCTCTACTCTGATGGTTTCTGAGGATTCTCTTGTGTATGTGGGGTTTCAGGATGGCTCTGTTGGGGTTTATGGTGTGAATGACACCAAGACAGGTAAAAGCAGCCGGATAGAGGATGTTCAGAGCCCAACACTTTTGTGCCCACTGGATGAACAATTAATTTGGTCACCACGGAAAAAACCTAACCTTACTTGGGTTGAATTACCCctgcaaatgtattaa